In Candidatus Sedimenticola sp. (ex Thyasira tokunagai), the following proteins share a genomic window:
- a CDS encoding NapH/MauN family ferredoxin-type protein: MKYIRESFKHLFGGAATRPQPDEITPAAQRVHFYKKQQKVTKEEMIAIHAAHEGQPKRWRTRRWITLLVVNLLFVVSFYFDIQLLEGAMTASRFIGFHMADLNSALHVMLAFKELVLNLVIGTVTIFILWLLLGGRTFCSWACPYHLLSEWAEMIHLWLVRKKIIKNHTFDRRARTLLYVIFASLSIVTGYTVFETISPTGIVSRALIYGPGIALIWIAFLLLVEVFYSRRAWCRYACPIGITYGAVGAISPLRVKFNAKDCHHEGDCRKACLVPHVLDLTIKGRAQDVDMDLSADCTRCGMCIDICPTDSLKFEFKGLGKHL; the protein is encoded by the coding sequence GTGAAATATATTAGAGAATCATTCAAGCATCTGTTCGGCGGTGCGGCCACACGGCCTCAACCGGATGAGATTACACCTGCGGCCCAAAGGGTTCATTTCTACAAAAAACAGCAAAAAGTCACCAAAGAGGAGATGATCGCCATCCATGCCGCCCATGAGGGTCAACCCAAGCGGTGGCGAACTCGTCGTTGGATAACACTGTTGGTTGTGAATCTGCTGTTTGTCGTCTCTTTCTATTTCGATATACAGCTGCTTGAAGGAGCGATGACCGCTTCCCGTTTTATCGGCTTCCACATGGCCGATCTCAACTCCGCTCTTCATGTGATGCTGGCATTCAAGGAGCTGGTACTTAACCTGGTGATCGGCACCGTCACTATCTTTATTCTCTGGCTGTTGCTGGGTGGGCGCACCTTCTGCTCATGGGCCTGCCCCTATCACCTGCTCTCCGAGTGGGCGGAGATGATCCATCTTTGGCTGGTACGTAAAAAGATCATTAAGAACCATACCTTTGACCGTCGTGCCCGAACACTGCTGTATGTGATCTTTGCCTCTCTGTCGATTGTTACCGGCTACACGGTATTTGAGACTATCTCACCTACCGGCATCGTCAGTAGAGCATTGATTTATGGGCCGGGAATTGCTTTGATCTGGATTGCCTTTCTACTTCTGGTTGAGGTTTTTTATTCGCGGCGGGCCTGGTGCCGCTACGCCTGTCCCATAGGTATTACCTATGGGGCTGTGGGGGCGATCTCTCCGTTGAGAGTGAAATTTAATGCCAAGGATTGTCATCATGAGGGTGATTGCCGTAAGGCGTGCCTGGTTCCACATGTACTTGACCTGACTATCAAGGGGCGTGCCCAGGATGTTGATATGGATCTCAGTGCCGACTGCACCCGTTGTGGTATGTGTATCGACATCTGCCCGACTGATAGTCTCAAGTTTGAGTTCAAGGGACTGGG
- a CDS encoding 4Fe-4S binding protein — translation MSDKKETKRKPVLSAKRREQSRREFLRTSAMAAGVVGFSLLGFLPVIQGKTLALRPPGALKTTDDEKEFLSSCIKCGQCVQVCPVEAIKLADLDKGFGVGSPYIDAREQACDFSCDGLQCVLACPTGSLTHELNFPADTRMGFARLATPGKCLAVQGKGFKGAARGPDYKGLLRYDEVDRWNPILVADYPYDLELCDLCVRQCPIEIRITQCLEEDEAAKSKKVERVAERHGNECPPKHAIALEPIEMADGVTRIHPVIKEGCVGCGVCEMICPPEPAAIVIDIDKITEMV, via the coding sequence ATGAGTGACAAGAAAGAGACAAAGCGTAAACCGGTGCTCTCTGCTAAACGTAGGGAGCAGTCGCGTCGTGAATTTCTACGTACTTCCGCCATGGCGGCAGGTGTGGTGGGCTTCTCTCTGCTCGGTTTTCTGCCGGTAATCCAGGGTAAGACATTAGCGCTGCGCCCACCGGGGGCATTGAAAACCACGGATGATGAGAAAGAGTTTCTCTCCTCCTGTATCAAGTGTGGCCAGTGTGTTCAGGTATGTCCGGTCGAGGCGATCAAGCTGGCGGATCTGGATAAAGGTTTTGGCGTCGGCTCCCCTTATATCGATGCCCGCGAACAGGCGTGTGACTTCTCATGTGATGGTCTGCAGTGTGTATTGGCCTGTCCCACCGGATCGCTTACCCACGAACTTAATTTCCCTGCAGATACACGCATGGGCTTTGCTCGTCTCGCCACTCCTGGAAAATGTTTGGCAGTTCAGGGAAAGGGATTCAAAGGGGCGGCGAGGGGGCCGGACTACAAGGGCCTGTTGCGCTACGACGAGGTGGATCGTTGGAATCCGATACTTGTGGCCGACTACCCTTACGACCTGGAGCTGTGTGATCTCTGTGTACGCCAGTGCCCAATTGAAATACGTATTACCCAGTGTCTTGAAGAGGATGAAGCAGCAAAGAGCAAGAAGGTGGAGCGCGTGGCCGAACGTCACGGTAACGAGTGCCCCCCGAAACATGCTATTGCCCTTGAGCCGATTGAGATGGCAGATGGCGTGACGCGCATCCATCCTGTGATCAAGGAGGGGTGTGTCGGCTGTGGTGTCTGCGAGATGATCTGCCCACCAGAGCCTGCCGCTATTGTCATCGATATCGACAAGATCACCGAGATGGTTTGA
- the nosD gene encoding nitrous oxide reductase family maturation protein NosD — MYLALLLTCLVLPVHGEGYPSFQALVDATEPNGILTPPPGTYAGPVTISEPITIDGRGEVTIDSGGKGSVIYLKTDGATLKNLHLTNSGESHNDLDSGVQVKGNFNVVTDNVIDDCLFGVDLAQSKNNIVRGNRISSKDVELGMRGDAIRLWYSFGNKVTDNVVRGSRDIVVWYSKDNLIARNDARGGRYSLHFMYSQFNEVLDNHFEDNSVGIFLMYSDDVVVKGNYIAHAIGATGMGIGFKETSNVDIIDNQILYCATGIYLDVSPYQPDTTNRVKNNLIAYSGIGILFLNDWQGNILKGNSLKGNITQVAVGGARTAKRNKWNGNFWDDYEGFDQDQDGIGDKPYELYNYADRIWMDVPSAQFFKGSPVLEVLDFLERLAPFTDPEMVLRDEKPLMTVELARIEAGADGESGSAAPVEAEFDALKALRDSLKQ, encoded by the coding sequence TTGTACCTTGCTCTGCTTCTCACCTGCTTGGTATTGCCGGTGCATGGAGAGGGCTACCCCTCTTTTCAGGCGCTGGTGGATGCCACCGAGCCCAATGGCATCCTTACTCCTCCTCCGGGAACATATGCCGGCCCGGTGACCATAAGCGAACCCATCACCATCGATGGTCGCGGTGAGGTGACTATCGATTCCGGTGGTAAGGGATCGGTTATCTATCTCAAGACCGACGGTGCCACACTCAAGAACCTGCACCTGACTAACTCGGGTGAATCCCACAACGATCTTGATTCCGGTGTCCAGGTGAAGGGTAATTTCAATGTAGTGACGGATAATGTCATTGATGACTGCCTGTTTGGGGTTGACCTGGCACAGTCGAAGAACAATATAGTGCGTGGCAATCGAATCTCATCCAAAGATGTGGAGTTGGGGATGCGTGGAGATGCGATCCGCCTCTGGTACAGCTTCGGTAATAAGGTGACGGATAATGTGGTGCGAGGTTCCAGAGATATCGTTGTTTGGTATTCCAAGGATAATCTGATCGCCCGTAACGATGCCCGTGGTGGTCGTTACTCTCTGCACTTTATGTACTCCCAGTTCAATGAGGTGCTGGATAACCATTTCGAGGACAACTCTGTTGGCATCTTTCTGATGTATAGCGACGATGTGGTGGTAAAGGGTAACTACATCGCACACGCCATCGGTGCCACCGGCATGGGTATAGGTTTCAAAGAGACCTCTAATGTCGATATTATCGACAATCAGATACTCTATTGTGCCACCGGTATCTATCTCGACGTTTCACCTTATCAGCCTGATACCACCAACAGGGTAAAAAATAACCTGATCGCCTACAGCGGTATCGGTATTCTCTTTCTCAATGACTGGCAGGGTAATATTCTCAAAGGCAACAGCCTGAAGGGTAATATCACCCAGGTGGCTGTTGGTGGTGCAAGAACGGCAAAGCGTAACAAGTGGAACGGTAACTTCTGGGACGATTACGAAGGCTTCGATCAGGACCAGGATGGTATCGGTGACAAGCCCTATGAACTCTACAACTATGCCGACCGCATCTGGATGGATGTGCCGTCTGCACAGTTTTTCAAGGGCTCGCCAGTGCTGGAAGTGTTGGATTTTCTTGAACGGTTGGCACCGTTTACCGATCCGGAAATGGTTTTGCGGGATGAGAAGCCACTGATGACGGTGGAACTTGCCCGAATAGAAGCTGGAGCCGATGGCGAGTCGGGAAGTGCTGCACCGGTTGAAGCTGAGTTTGATGCGCTGAAGGCGCTGCGTGATTCACTGAAACAGTAG
- a CDS encoding c-type cytochrome: MNVKSILKSLTAAISIALCSSAGAAGTGAVAGWNEAGGEKDEAMLLEPDRDRGIAVYEVCSACHLLEGWGLKDGTFPQLAGQHREVLIKQLADIRALNRDNPTMYPFALDDQIMQAAGYHEGDIKPAQLVADVTAYIAKLPMNPDNGKGQWNALFPEFAQGKKLYDDNCVQCHGDIGEGNADKFYPKIHGQHYNYMLRQFEWIRDGKRRNANPDMVKQIKEFSNKDMEMVINYVSRMPVPKGDLAPSTDYQNPDYD; the protein is encoded by the coding sequence ATGAATGTTAAGTCAATATTGAAGAGTCTGACAGCCGCCATTAGTATCGCATTATGCAGTAGTGCGGGTGCTGCAGGTACGGGTGCAGTCGCCGGTTGGAACGAGGCCGGTGGTGAGAAGGATGAAGCGATGCTGCTTGAGCCTGATCGTGACCGTGGCATTGCTGTATACGAAGTCTGCTCCGCTTGTCACCTCCTGGAGGGGTGGGGTTTGAAAGACGGCACTTTCCCTCAGTTGGCGGGACAGCACCGTGAAGTGTTGATCAAGCAGCTGGCCGATATTCGTGCCCTAAACAGGGATAATCCCACCATGTACCCCTTTGCTCTGGACGACCAGATTATGCAAGCGGCCGGTTATCATGAAGGAGACATCAAGCCGGCTCAGTTGGTAGCGGATGTCACCGCCTATATTGCCAAATTGCCGATGAACCCTGATAACGGCAAAGGACAGTGGAATGCACTCTTCCCTGAATTTGCCCAAGGCAAGAAGCTGTATGATGATAACTGTGTGCAGTGCCACGGTGATATCGGTGAAGGCAACGCCGATAAGTTCTACCCCAAGATCCATGGGCAGCACTACAACTATATGCTGCGTCAGTTTGAGTGGATTCGCGACGGCAAGCGCCGCAACGCCAACCCGGACATGGTCAAGCAGATCAAGGAGTTCAGTAACAAGGATATGGAGATGGTGATCAACTACGTCTCCCGTATGCCTGTACCCAAGGGTGATCTGGCCCCTTCAACGGATTATCAGAATCCAGATTACGATTGA
- a CDS encoding c-type cytochrome translates to MLKLKSFVTVAAVAVFSMAATGSAVAADGAALYKTKTCWACHGKDANTPIMPAYPKLAGQSAGYALNQMKDIKSGTRSNGGTAAMKGVMGLVSEEEMKVIADWLSTL, encoded by the coding sequence ATGTTGAAATTGAAATCCTTTGTAACGGTAGCCGCTGTTGCCGTTTTCTCCATGGCGGCAACCGGTAGCGCAGTTGCGGCTGATGGTGCTGCACTCTACAAGACTAAAACCTGCTGGGCGTGTCACGGAAAAGATGCCAACACCCCGATCATGCCGGCCTACCCAAAACTGGCTGGACAGAGTGCCGGCTACGCCCTCAACCAGATGAAGGATATCAAGTCAGGTACCCGCAGTAATGGCGGTACAGCGGCCATGAAAGGCGTGATGGGACTGGTTAGTGAAGAAGAGATGAAAGTGATTGCCGACTGGCTAAGTACGCTGTAA
- the nosZ gene encoding Sec-dependent nitrous-oxide reductase: protein MKVNKKRALSLFTGAVLGLGMASSVYAQASLEDVMKARGLTQKDLLAAAKTYTPTGGRDEYLAFSSGGQSGQVIVYGIPSMRILKYIAVFTPEPWQGYGFDDESKAVLAQGRIDGKDIVFGDTHHPAFSETKGEYNGRYLFINDKANPRIAVIDLHDFETKQIVVNPFFRSAHGGAFVTPNTEYVMDAAQYAAPFGDDFVPLEEFNEKYRGGLTYWKFNDKVGKLEPENSFTFEMPPYSQDLSDAGKGPSEGWGFTNSFCSERYVGGIERGRPPFEAGCSQKDTDFMHVTNWKKAAELVAAGKVKKVNGSYLITMEQAVKEGIFFLIPEPKSPHGVDVSPDGTHIIVSGKLDSHTWVYSWDKIKKAIDAKKFEGKDPYGVPIIAMKDALHTQVQVGLGPLHTQYDSKKCVVYTSIYVDSMVTKWDYCEGKVLDQLHIHYNIGHLVSMEGDSVSPDGKYLVSLNKLAIDRFNPVGPLHPQNHQLIDISGDKMQLLYDMPLPLGEPHYVVAIKADKLKPVVRYKSGWNSRTDKRSAFKTRAGREKTVRDGKKVDVYGTVIRSHITPEIIEVEEGDTVSLHFTNLERAEDETHGFALYGQNVNLSIEPGKTVSATFKADKAGVYPYYCTEFCSALHLEMQGYLLVKPKGYKAKAGKIAEGTKYTKADYDKQVKTNVDTQAVIDSVVAFITSHNYKDFSTVVDLVTDATDQLGFAAEAKKKAEGFAAKGDYQNATLWAGQHWQYQVKTADLGLRAKTHLEENGAKKVK from the coding sequence ATGAAAGTGAACAAAAAGCGAGCATTATCGCTATTTACCGGGGCCGTGTTAGGCCTGGGTATGGCATCAAGCGTTTATGCACAAGCATCGCTTGAAGATGTGATGAAAGCCCGCGGCCTGACCCAGAAAGATCTGCTGGCCGCCGCCAAGACCTATACGCCTACCGGTGGGCGTGACGAGTACCTCGCCTTCAGTTCAGGCGGTCAGAGTGGTCAGGTGATCGTATACGGCATTCCGTCGATGCGTATCCTGAAATACATTGCAGTATTTACCCCAGAGCCCTGGCAGGGCTACGGTTTTGATGATGAATCCAAGGCCGTACTGGCCCAGGGGCGGATCGACGGCAAAGACATTGTATTCGGTGATACCCATCACCCGGCTTTCTCCGAGACAAAAGGCGAATACAACGGTCGCTATTTGTTTATCAATGACAAGGCCAATCCCCGTATTGCGGTGATTGATCTGCACGATTTCGAAACCAAGCAGATCGTCGTCAACCCCTTCTTCAGAAGCGCCCACGGTGGTGCTTTCGTCACGCCTAATACAGAGTATGTGATGGATGCTGCCCAGTATGCAGCTCCCTTCGGCGATGATTTTGTTCCACTGGAAGAGTTCAACGAAAAGTACCGCGGTGGTCTGACCTATTGGAAGTTCAACGATAAGGTGGGAAAGCTGGAGCCGGAAAACTCCTTCACCTTCGAGATGCCTCCCTATAGCCAGGATCTCTCCGATGCCGGTAAGGGACCTTCTGAGGGTTGGGGTTTCACCAACTCCTTCTGTTCCGAGCGCTACGTCGGTGGTATCGAGCGTGGACGCCCTCCATTTGAGGCCGGTTGCTCCCAGAAAGATACCGACTTCATGCATGTCACTAACTGGAAGAAGGCCGCCGAACTGGTTGCCGCCGGTAAGGTCAAGAAGGTCAACGGCTCTTACCTGATCACCATGGAGCAGGCGGTGAAAGAGGGTATCTTCTTCCTGATTCCCGAGCCTAAGAGCCCCCATGGTGTTGATGTCAGCCCTGACGGCACTCATATCATCGTCTCCGGTAAGCTCGATAGCCACACCTGGGTCTACAGCTGGGATAAAATCAAAAAGGCCATCGATGCGAAGAAGTTCGAAGGTAAAGACCCCTACGGTGTGCCCATCATCGCGATGAAGGATGCACTGCATACACAGGTTCAAGTGGGTCTCGGCCCGCTACACACCCAGTATGACTCTAAAAAGTGTGTGGTTTACACCTCCATCTACGTTGATTCCATGGTCACCAAGTGGGACTACTGTGAAGGCAAGGTGCTGGATCAACTGCATATTCACTACAATATCGGCCATCTGGTCTCCATGGAGGGTGACTCTGTCTCCCCCGATGGTAAGTACCTGGTCTCTCTCAACAAGCTGGCTATCGACCGTTTCAACCCGGTCGGCCCGCTGCATCCCCAGAACCATCAGCTGATCGATATCAGTGGTGATAAGATGCAACTGCTCTACGATATGCCGCTGCCGCTGGGCGAACCCCACTATGTGGTGGCTATCAAGGCCGACAAGCTGAAACCGGTTGTACGTTACAAGTCCGGTTGGAACAGCCGCACCGACAAGCGTTCTGCCTTCAAGACTCGTGCGGGTCGTGAGAAGACAGTGCGTGATGGTAAAAAGGTCGATGTCTACGGTACCGTTATCCGTTCACACATCACCCCTGAAATCATCGAGGTGGAAGAGGGCGATACCGTTTCTCTGCACTTTACCAACCTCGAGCGTGCTGAAGATGAGACCCATGGTTTCGCTTTGTACGGCCAGAACGTGAACCTCTCAATCGAGCCTGGTAAGACGGTTTCCGCCACCTTCAAGGCTGATAAAGCCGGCGTCTACCCTTACTACTGCACCGAGTTCTGCTCGGCGCTCCATCTGGAGATGCAGGGTTACTTGCTGGTCAAGCCCAAAGGCTACAAGGCTAAAGCAGGCAAGATTGCTGAGGGTACCAAGTACACCAAAGCTGATTATGACAAGCAGGTTAAGACTAACGTCGACACCCAAGCGGTTATTGACTCGGTGGTAGCATTTATCACCAGCCACAACTATAAGGATTTCTCAACAGTTGTGGATCTGGTCACCGATGCGACCGATCAGCTCGGCTTTGCCGCCGAGGCCAAGAAGAAGGCAGAAGGTTTCGCTGCTAAAGGCGATTACCAGAACGCCACCCTCTGGGCAGGTCAGCACTGGCAGTATCAGGTGAAGACTGCAGATCTCGGTCTGCGTGCCAAGACCCACCTCGAAGAGAATGGTGCCAAGAAGGTCAAGTAA
- a CDS encoding bile acid:sodium symporter family protein, whose protein sequence is MNSTVISQVILPIALFTIMLGMGMSLVVNDFRQVASRPRTIFLGIGLQMVWLPLIGFVVVTLFQLPAELALGLLILTFAPGGATSNMIAFLCRADTALSITLTAIASLITPFTLPLLAAAVFQLWTGDSEAIPFPILETMLKLVVITILPVSIGMMLNHYFPSFCEKSRKPVKVLSILFLLLIIVGIAKANWDQLPAYIAVVGPAVMAMVIIAIGSSYWIARRVGLFTPQALSIGIEVGIQNAGTALLVTGTVLQNPAMSASALIYGILMQIPALILIAYRTTGNRASAAV, encoded by the coding sequence ATGAATAGCACTGTTATCAGCCAAGTCATCCTCCCCATCGCCCTATTTACCATCATGCTTGGTATGGGGATGTCCTTGGTGGTGAATGATTTTCGTCAGGTGGCATCAAGGCCGCGCACTATTTTTCTTGGGATCGGCCTACAGATGGTGTGGCTGCCATTGATTGGTTTTGTGGTGGTGACCCTGTTCCAACTACCCGCTGAATTGGCACTTGGGCTTCTTATTCTCACCTTTGCCCCCGGTGGTGCCACCTCAAATATGATCGCCTTCCTCTGTCGGGCGGATACGGCACTGTCGATCACCTTAACCGCTATCGCTAGTTTAATCACTCCCTTTACCCTGCCGCTGCTGGCCGCTGCCGTTTTTCAGCTCTGGACGGGAGATTCCGAGGCTATCCCTTTCCCAATATTGGAGACGATGCTGAAACTTGTGGTGATCACCATACTGCCCGTTAGCATCGGTATGATGCTCAACCACTACTTTCCCTCTTTTTGTGAAAAGAGCCGAAAGCCGGTAAAGGTGCTCTCTATACTTTTTCTGTTGCTGATCATTGTCGGTATCGCCAAGGCCAACTGGGATCAGTTACCTGCTTATATCGCCGTTGTTGGCCCGGCTGTAATGGCAATGGTCATTATTGCCATCGGAAGCAGCTACTGGATTGCCCGCCGAGTGGGGCTGTTCACGCCTCAGGCGTTGAGTATCGGTATCGAGGTGGGTATCCAGAATGCCGGTACCGCCCTTCTGGTCACAGGTACGGTCCTGCAAAATCCCGCCATGTCTGCCAGCGCGTTGATATACGGAATTTTGATGCAGATTCCGGCGCTTATCCTGATCGCTTACCGCACTACCGGTAATCGTGCCTCGGCGGCTGTTTGA
- a CDS encoding sterol desaturase family protein, which translates to MELNRLILDNEVVIRLAFFFGVFAVIAIWELASPCRKLTVPKALRWGNNLLLVFLNSTILRLLFPAAAVGVAATAQQQGWGLLNIYQIPTPLSLVIAVVVMDFAIYLQHVMVHAIPALWRLHRVHHADPDYDVTTGARFHPIEIILSMLIKFTVIMVLGPPVVAVVIFEVMLNATAMFNHGNIHLAKGIDSILRLFVVTPDMHRVHHSVEDDEANSNFGFSLPWWDRLFGTYRDQPRAGHKGMTIGIHNYREPKQVTWISGMYILPFIGKISSYAINRRQWGDGEENN; encoded by the coding sequence ATGGAATTGAACAGACTCATACTCGATAATGAGGTTGTTATACGCCTGGCTTTTTTCTTCGGCGTCTTTGCCGTGATCGCAATTTGGGAACTGGCCTCGCCCTGCCGAAAGCTCACCGTCCCCAAAGCGCTCCGCTGGGGGAACAACCTGCTTTTGGTTTTTCTCAATAGCACGATTTTACGCCTCCTCTTCCCGGCAGCTGCCGTTGGCGTAGCGGCCACAGCCCAACAGCAGGGCTGGGGTCTGCTCAACATATACCAAATACCCACCCCTCTCTCACTGGTCATCGCAGTGGTAGTAATGGATTTTGCCATCTACCTGCAGCATGTCATGGTTCACGCCATACCCGCTTTGTGGCGACTGCACCGAGTACACCATGCCGACCCCGATTATGATGTCACTACAGGTGCTCGCTTCCACCCCATCGAGATCATCCTCTCCATGCTGATCAAGTTCACCGTTATCATGGTACTGGGGCCGCCAGTGGTGGCTGTTGTGATATTCGAGGTGATGCTGAACGCCACTGCCATGTTCAACCACGGCAACATTCACCTGGCGAAAGGGATCGACAGCATCCTGCGTCTGTTCGTTGTTACGCCTGATATGCATCGGGTCCACCACTCAGTAGAAGATGATGAGGCCAACAGCAATTTCGGCTTCAGCCTCCCCTGGTGGGATCGGCTCTTTGGTACCTACCGCGATCAACCTCGCGCCGGCCACAAGGGTATGACCATAGGTATTCACAACTACCGTGAACCAAAACAGGTCACCTGGATCAGCGGCATGTATATCCTCCCGTTTATAGGAAAAATCTCCAGCTATGCCATCAATCGCCGCCAGTGGGGTGATGGCGAAGAGAATAACTAG
- a CDS encoding 1,4-dihydroxy-2-naphthoate polyprenyltransferase, giving the protein METHINPQLKYWLLAIRPKTLSISIAPVLTGTTLAWAEHHSLMWLPALAALCAALLIQIATNLHNDAADYELGTDTPDRLGPERATSQGWLSVEKVKRAAYGCFALAFFIGIYLATLGGWPIVAIGLLSLMAGYSYTGGPRPIAYSSSGEVFVFIFFGLAAVMGSYYIQALSLSLNLLLSAFSIGFLAAAVLLVNNYRDLDTDTRAGKLTLVNHLGRCGSQRLYMLLLITPFALPVALQGVSNGRWLVLAALPLALWLLLSFIRKQTGPHFNQLLAATAQLQLIFSLLLSIGLTL; this is encoded by the coding sequence TTGGAGACTCATATCAATCCGCAACTCAAATACTGGCTACTGGCCATCCGGCCGAAAACGCTAAGCATCTCCATTGCGCCTGTACTTACCGGAACCACCCTCGCCTGGGCAGAACATCATTCGTTGATGTGGCTACCGGCATTGGCGGCACTCTGTGCCGCCCTGTTGATTCAGATCGCCACCAACCTTCACAATGATGCTGCAGACTATGAGCTGGGAACCGACACACCGGATCGCCTGGGGCCGGAACGCGCCACCTCTCAAGGTTGGCTCAGCGTCGAAAAGGTGAAACGAGCAGCCTATGGCTGCTTCGCTCTCGCCTTTTTTATCGGAATCTACCTGGCAACGCTCGGCGGCTGGCCTATTGTCGCTATCGGCTTACTCTCATTAATGGCCGGCTACAGCTACACCGGGGGCCCTCGTCCCATCGCCTACAGCAGCAGTGGCGAGGTATTTGTCTTTATCTTTTTTGGCCTTGCCGCCGTTATGGGCAGCTACTATATTCAAGCCCTTTCGCTGTCGCTAAATCTCCTGCTTAGCGCATTTTCCATAGGTTTCCTCGCCGCTGCGGTTCTACTGGTCAACAACTATCGCGATCTGGATACCGATACCAGAGCGGGAAAGCTGACCCTGGTCAACCACCTCGGTCGCTGTGGTTCCCAGCGACTCTATATGCTACTGCTGATCACTCCCTTCGCCCTACCCGTCGCTTTACAGGGAGTGTCGAACGGTCGCTGGTTGGTGCTCGCAGCGCTGCCGTTAGCTCTCTGGTTACTACTAAGTTTTATACGCAAGCAAACAGGCCCTCATTTCAACCAACTTTTGGCGGCCACCGCTCAACTACAGCTCATTTTCTCTTTGCTGCTATCTATCGGTCTCACCCTTTAA
- a CDS encoding IS110 family transposase: MKITTIGLDIAKSVFHLYVVNSVGRYIKKKQLKRKQVLAYMANMEPCLIAMEACGGANYWAREFAAQGHQVKLIAPQYVKPYVKGNKNDYNDAEGIAEAAQRPNMRFVPIKSVEQQDIQSIHRQRERIKKERTALVNQVRGLLAEYGVVINKGVAAVRRGLPEILEDAENGLTPLARELFAELQEESQTIDKRLEQCEKRIKSLNQENEVCQRLDEILGIGPITASATYAAAGDGKDFVSGRHFSAWLGLVPGQHSTGGKTVLLGISKRGNAYLRTLFIHGARAVLRHSANKTDHFSRWAQALLERRGHNRACVAVANKMARIAWVIMAKGETYRTVV, from the coding sequence ATGAAGATTACAACAATCGGCCTTGATATCGCAAAATCAGTATTTCACCTGTATGTAGTGAACTCAGTGGGGCGATACATCAAGAAGAAGCAACTCAAGCGAAAACAGGTCTTGGCGTATATGGCAAACATGGAGCCGTGTTTGATTGCAATGGAGGCGTGTGGAGGTGCCAACTACTGGGCAAGAGAATTTGCCGCTCAGGGGCATCAGGTTAAGCTAATCGCGCCTCAATATGTCAAACCCTACGTCAAAGGTAACAAGAACGACTACAATGATGCCGAAGGGATCGCTGAGGCGGCACAACGGCCCAATATGCGTTTTGTGCCGATTAAGTCCGTCGAACAGCAAGATATCCAGAGTATTCACCGTCAACGGGAGCGCATCAAAAAAGAACGTACCGCCTTGGTGAATCAGGTGCGTGGATTATTGGCTGAATATGGGGTGGTCATCAATAAAGGGGTTGCCGCCGTGCGCAGGGGTCTCCCTGAGATTCTGGAAGATGCAGAGAATGGTTTGACGCCCCTTGCGCGTGAGTTATTCGCAGAGCTTCAGGAAGAATCACAGACCATCGACAAACGGCTTGAGCAGTGTGAGAAGCGAATCAAAAGTCTCAATCAAGAAAATGAGGTGTGCCAACGACTCGATGAGATATTAGGGATCGGCCCCATCACCGCCAGCGCGACTTATGCTGCAGCCGGTGACGGCAAAGATTTTGTGAGTGGCCGTCATTTTTCAGCCTGGTTAGGCTTGGTGCCTGGTCAACACTCGACGGGTGGCAAGACGGTCCTTCTGGGGATCAGTAAACGGGGTAACGCCTATCTCAGAACACTGTTTATTCACGGTGCCCGGGCTGTTCTGCGTCACTCTGCGAATAAGACAGATCACTTTAGCCGGTGGGCTCAAGCCCTATTGGAGCGTCGAGGGCACAATAGGGCATGCGTTGCGGTTGCCAATAAGATGGCCCGAATCGCATGGGTCATCATGGCGAAAGGTGAGACCTATCGTACAGTCGTATGA